One Tomitella gaofuii DNA segment encodes these proteins:
- a CDS encoding FAD-dependent oxidoreductase: MTYVITQACCNDTACVDVCPVDCIRPTADDELFATTEQLYIEPTTCIDCGACVDACPVDAIFPEDQLSEENAKYTQINAEYFDKHPLVVDWDSFVPPSPIVVPKDQAPLRVAVVGAGPAATYAAEAVVTQGGRSVEVDIFDCLPSPWGLARAGVAPDHQGTRIITDTFETIVRKPAIAAHLGVEVGTHISHEELLAHHHAVIYAVGASTDRHLGVPGEDLPGSVSATDFVAWYNGHPDHAGDVYDLSGERAVVIGNGNVALDVARVLVTSPDELAKTDIADHALAALRQSNIREVVVLGRRGPVQAAFTSKELMGLDDVPGVDIVVDPADLELDEHSAAFLASDECPFPVPRKIEWLREYASRTHDPARKRIVLRFLGSPESLDGDGRVERVNVVRNELVADESGRLRAQATDATSALETGLVLRSIGYRGTPVAGLPFDERRGVIPNEAGRVVDPDRDGPVEGVYVTGWIKRGPTGTLGTNKKCAGETVEKLAEDVKAGLSGRPVESREALDKLLAGRCPDAVGFDEWRLLDQAETAAGKESGRPRVKVTDVQVMIDIEKGRS, from the coding sequence ATGACTTATGTGATCACTCAAGCGTGTTGCAACGACACGGCGTGCGTCGACGTCTGCCCCGTCGACTGCATCCGCCCCACCGCGGACGACGAGCTGTTCGCCACTACCGAGCAGCTGTACATCGAGCCCACCACGTGCATCGACTGCGGCGCGTGCGTGGACGCCTGCCCGGTGGACGCGATCTTCCCGGAGGATCAGCTCAGCGAGGAGAACGCCAAGTACACGCAGATCAACGCCGAGTACTTCGACAAGCATCCGCTGGTGGTGGATTGGGACTCGTTCGTCCCGCCGTCGCCGATCGTCGTCCCCAAGGACCAGGCGCCGCTGCGTGTCGCGGTGGTGGGTGCGGGTCCCGCCGCCACGTACGCGGCCGAGGCCGTGGTCACCCAGGGCGGCCGTTCGGTGGAGGTCGACATCTTCGACTGCCTCCCGTCCCCGTGGGGTCTCGCCCGCGCAGGGGTGGCGCCCGACCACCAGGGCACCCGCATCATCACGGACACGTTCGAGACGATCGTGCGCAAGCCGGCGATCGCCGCCCACCTGGGCGTGGAGGTGGGCACCCACATCAGCCACGAGGAGCTGTTGGCCCATCACCACGCGGTGATCTACGCCGTGGGGGCGTCCACCGACCGGCACTTGGGCGTCCCGGGCGAGGACCTGCCGGGCAGCGTGTCCGCCACCGACTTCGTGGCCTGGTACAACGGTCATCCCGACCACGCCGGCGACGTCTACGACCTCTCCGGCGAGCGGGCGGTGGTGATCGGCAACGGCAACGTGGCCCTCGACGTGGCACGGGTGCTGGTGACGTCCCCCGACGAGCTGGCCAAGACCGACATCGCGGACCACGCCCTGGCCGCGCTACGGCAGAGCAACATCCGTGAGGTCGTCGTGCTCGGGCGGCGCGGGCCGGTGCAGGCGGCGTTCACGAGCAAGGAGCTGATGGGGCTCGACGACGTGCCCGGCGTGGATATCGTGGTGGACCCGGCCGACCTCGAGCTGGACGAGCACAGCGCCGCGTTCCTCGCCTCCGACGAGTGCCCGTTCCCCGTGCCCCGCAAGATCGAGTGGCTGCGCGAGTACGCCTCGCGCACCCACGACCCGGCGCGCAAACGCATCGTGCTGCGGTTCCTCGGCTCGCCGGAATCACTCGACGGCGACGGGCGCGTCGAGCGCGTCAACGTGGTGCGCAACGAGCTGGTGGCAGACGAATCCGGCCGCCTTCGCGCGCAGGCCACCGACGCGACGTCCGCCCTCGAAACAGGCCTTGTGCTGCGGTCCATCGGCTATCGGGGCACCCCGGTCGCGGGCCTGCCGTTCGACGAGCGCCGGGGCGTGATCCCCAATGAGGCCGGCCGGGTGGTCGACCCGGACCGCGACGGCCCCGTCGAGGGGGTGTACGTGACCGGGTGGATCAAGCGCGGGCCCACCGGCACGCTCGGCACCAACAAGAAGTGCGCCGGGGAGACGGTGGAGAAGCTTGCCGAGGACGTCAAGGCGGGGCTGTCGGGGCGCCCCGTGGAGAGCCGCGAGGCGCTGGACAAGCTTCTCGCCGGCCGCTGCCCGGACGCAGTCGGGTTCGACGAGTGGCGGCTGCTGGACCAGGCGGAGACGGCGGCGGGCAAGGAGTCGGGCCGGCCGCGCGTCAAGGTGACGGACGTGCAGGTGATGATCGACATCGAGAAGGGCCGCAGCTGA
- the menD gene encoding 2-succinyl-5-enolpyruvyl-6-hydroxy-3-cyclohexene-1-carboxylic-acid synthase, with translation MNPSTAQAAVIVDELVRGGVRDIVLCPGSRNAPLSFALYRAATAGRVRLHVRIDERTAGFLAVGIAVASGRPAVVVMTSGTAVANLGPAVLEANYARVPLVVLSANRPYELLGSGANQTVEQFGLFGTQVRAAISIGLAEPETSEDAVSRQNAAWRTVVCRVLAEASGTRSRLAGPVQFDVPLREPLVPEDGWAGGATEGRADAAATHPGRADGAPWTRVPTAAIEVRVPLDLTVNTVVIAGHGAGRYPELDGLPTIAEPTSRQRGVPTHPWALLSVRPRQAVILGRPTLHRPVSALLARPDVDVIALTTGPRWPDVSGNVVLTGTAPETAGAPSEEWLQACAAADRGARAAVDEGLDGNVPATGLHVARAVLRGLRAGDQLVLGASNPVRDASLAARIPDGVAVRSNRGVAGIDGTVSTAVGSAVAHPGRTVALMGDLTFLHDANGLLIGRAEPRPADLTIIVANDAGGGIFALLEQGDTRYTDAFERVFGTPHEADLAALCAAHGVAHRKADPEQLTAILTDAGRRPAGIEVIEVTTHREGLRRLHDDMRGRVS, from the coding sequence GTGAATCCGTCCACGGCGCAGGCAGCCGTCATCGTCGACGAGCTGGTGCGCGGCGGCGTGCGCGACATCGTGCTCTGCCCCGGCTCCCGCAACGCGCCGCTCTCGTTCGCGCTGTACAGGGCGGCGACGGCGGGGCGCGTGCGGCTGCACGTGCGCATCGACGAGCGCACCGCAGGGTTTCTGGCCGTGGGCATCGCGGTGGCGTCGGGGCGTCCTGCAGTGGTCGTGATGACCTCCGGCACGGCCGTCGCCAACCTGGGGCCGGCGGTGCTGGAGGCCAACTACGCGCGCGTTCCGCTGGTGGTGCTCAGCGCCAACCGGCCGTACGAGCTTCTGGGCAGCGGAGCCAATCAGACGGTGGAGCAGTTCGGGCTGTTCGGCACGCAGGTGCGGGCGGCGATCAGTATCGGACTCGCCGAGCCGGAGACCTCCGAAGATGCCGTGTCCCGGCAGAACGCGGCGTGGCGCACCGTGGTGTGCCGGGTGCTCGCAGAGGCCTCGGGAACCCGATCGCGGCTGGCCGGTCCGGTGCAGTTCGACGTGCCGCTGCGTGAGCCCCTGGTGCCGGAGGACGGCTGGGCGGGCGGCGCGACGGAAGGCCGTGCCGATGCCGCCGCCACGCACCCCGGCCGCGCGGACGGCGCACCGTGGACGCGCGTCCCCACTGCGGCGATCGAAGTGCGTGTGCCGCTGGACCTCACCGTGAACACCGTCGTCATCGCGGGCCATGGCGCGGGGCGCTATCCCGAGCTGGACGGTCTGCCCACCATCGCCGAGCCCACGTCGCGGCAGCGGGGCGTGCCCACGCATCCGTGGGCGCTGCTGTCCGTCCGTCCGCGGCAGGCCGTGATCCTCGGCCGGCCCACGCTGCACCGGCCGGTGTCGGCGCTGCTGGCGCGGCCGGACGTCGACGTCATCGCGCTGACCACGGGCCCGCGCTGGCCTGACGTGTCGGGGAACGTGGTGCTCACGGGCACGGCGCCGGAGACGGCGGGCGCCCCGTCCGAGGAATGGCTGCAGGCGTGCGCTGCGGCCGACCGGGGCGCGCGTGCCGCCGTCGACGAGGGTCTGGACGGGAACGTTCCGGCGACCGGTCTCCACGTGGCGCGCGCGGTGCTGCGGGGCCTGCGCGCCGGCGACCAGCTGGTGCTGGGCGCGTCGAACCCGGTGCGCGACGCCTCGTTGGCCGCGCGCATCCCCGACGGGGTGGCGGTGCGGTCCAACAGGGGCGTCGCAGGCATCGACGGAACGGTGTCGACGGCCGTCGGATCCGCCGTGGCCCACCCGGGGCGCACGGTGGCGCTGATGGGCGACCTCACTTTCCTGCACGACGCGAACGGACTGCTCATCGGGCGCGCGGAGCCGCGGCCGGCGGATCTCACGATCATCGTGGCCAACGATGCGGGGGGCGGGATCTTCGCCCTGCTCGAGCAGGGCGACACCCGCTACACGGACGCGTTCGAGCGGGTGTTCGGCACGCCCCACGAGGCCGACCTGGCCGCGCTGTGCGCCGCCCACGGCGTGGCGCACCGCAAGGCCGACCCGGAGCAGTTGACCGCGATCCTCACCGATGCCGGCCGGCGGCCCGCCGGCATCGAGGTGATCGAGGTGACCACCCACCGCGAGGGGCTGCGGCGGCTGCACGACGACATGCGCGGCCGGGTGTCGTGA
- a CDS encoding DUF3592 domain-containing protein, which produces MRLPKVTHRVGRRIVLVIATMVTVLGIVLLLACWRTDRAIEADMGTASAEVLSAGHLRSSISFATPDGVTHNPPTGVLYPTGLTQGQFIEVEYDRGDPDIVRVKGRDAAVAVVPVGSVVLGTWIAAGAALLVLRLRSRRQAQVASHG; this is translated from the coding sequence ATGCGCCTGCCGAAGGTCACGCACCGCGTGGGCCGGCGGATCGTGCTCGTCATCGCGACGATGGTGACGGTGCTGGGCATCGTGCTGCTGCTGGCGTGCTGGCGCACAGACCGGGCGATCGAAGCGGATATGGGCACGGCCTCGGCCGAGGTCCTCTCCGCCGGGCACCTGCGATCGTCGATCAGCTTCGCCACCCCCGACGGCGTCACGCACAATCCCCCGACCGGAGTCCTGTATCCGACCGGCTTGACGCAGGGGCAGTTCATCGAGGTGGAGTACGACAGGGGAGACCCCGACATCGTCCGGGTGAAGGGGCGCGACGCCGCCGTCGCCGTGGTGCCGGTCGGATCGGTGGTGCTGGGCACGTGGATAGCGGCCGGCGCGGCGCTGCTGGTGCTGCGCTTGCGGTCCCGGCGGCAGGCGCAGGTAGCGTCACACGGGTGA
- a CDS encoding demethylmenaquinone methyltransferase, with the protein MNRASLQKDPREVASMFDGVARRYDVTNTVLSFGQDRSWRRATRRALDLRPGERVLDLAAGTAVSTVELARSGAWCAATDFSQGMLAAGRGRAVPKVAGDALHLPYADASFDAVTISFGLRNVADTDAALAEMARVTRPGGRLVVCEFSTPVFGPFRTVYMEYLMKALPQVAESVSSNPEAYVYLAESIRAWPDQHGLAERIDAAGWSGTEWRNLTGGITALHRAVRRA; encoded by the coding sequence GTGAACAGGGCATCACTGCAGAAGGACCCCCGCGAGGTCGCGTCGATGTTCGACGGCGTGGCCCGCCGGTACGACGTGACCAACACCGTGTTGTCATTCGGCCAGGACCGGTCGTGGCGGCGGGCGACCCGGCGCGCGCTGGACTTGCGGCCCGGCGAACGGGTGCTCGATCTCGCCGCCGGCACCGCGGTGTCGACGGTGGAGCTCGCCCGGTCCGGAGCGTGGTGCGCGGCCACGGACTTCTCGCAGGGCATGCTCGCCGCCGGACGCGGGCGGGCGGTGCCCAAGGTGGCGGGCGATGCGTTGCACCTGCCCTACGCCGACGCCTCGTTCGACGCGGTCACGATCTCCTTCGGGCTCCGCAACGTCGCCGACACCGACGCCGCGCTCGCCGAGATGGCGCGCGTGACCCGCCCGGGCGGGCGGCTCGTGGTGTGCGAGTTCTCGACGCCGGTGTTCGGCCCGTTCCGCACCGTCTACATGGAATACCTGATGAAGGCGTTGCCGCAGGTCGCGGAGTCCGTCTCCTCCAACCCCGAGGCGTACGTGTACCTGGCGGAGTCGATCCGCGCGTGGCCCGATCAGCACGGTCTCGCCGAGCGCATCGACGCGGCCGGCTGGTCGGGCACCGAGTGGCGCAACCTCACCGGGGGCATCACCGCGCTGCACCGGGCGGTGCGCCGGGCGTGA
- a CDS encoding geranylgeranyl reductase family protein, translating to MHTTARRDDRLPTSRIPAEAEVLVVGAGPAGSAAATWAARAGHDVLLLDAARFPRDKTCGDGLTPRALGELDRLGLGGWARTQAVNKGLRLKGFGRQLEMPWPGGAFPAEGSAVPRSVLDDRIRAGAVDAGARMLGGARIIGVDRAPDGRVRSVRVRDDERGRERTDGVDVRCRTLIVADGVRSPVGRMLGRRWHRETAYGVAARAYIGSGRHDDPWISSHLELRDPDGALLSGYGWLFPLGDGRVNIGVGTLATAARPAKGALRPLLDHYVRCRRDDWDLHGDPAAPASALLPMGGAVSGVAGPNWALVGDAAACVNPLNGEGIDYGLEGGRLLVELLSGDGPGSGLTRSWPTLLSAHYGDAFSVARRLAGLLTVPRVLPAGGPVAMRSRRLMEVAVRVMGNLVTDEDADVVARAWRAAGRASLRTDQRAPFAD from the coding sequence GTGCACACCACCGCCCGCCGGGACGACCGGCTTCCGACATCCCGCATCCCCGCAGAGGCGGAGGTGCTCGTCGTCGGTGCGGGCCCCGCGGGTTCCGCGGCCGCCACGTGGGCCGCGCGCGCCGGGCACGATGTGCTGCTGCTCGACGCCGCCCGCTTCCCCCGCGACAAGACCTGCGGCGACGGCCTCACCCCCCGCGCGCTGGGCGAGCTCGACCGGCTCGGCCTGGGCGGCTGGGCCCGCACGCAGGCCGTCAACAAGGGCCTGCGGCTCAAGGGCTTCGGCCGTCAGCTCGAGATGCCGTGGCCCGGCGGCGCGTTCCCCGCCGAGGGCAGCGCGGTCCCCCGCTCGGTCCTCGACGACCGGATCCGCGCGGGCGCGGTCGACGCCGGCGCGCGGATGCTCGGCGGCGCGCGCATCATCGGCGTCGACCGCGCGCCGGACGGTCGCGTCCGTTCCGTCCGGGTCCGGGACGACGAGCGGGGCCGGGAGCGGACGGACGGGGTCGACGTGCGCTGCCGCACCCTGATCGTCGCCGACGGCGTGCGCTCGCCGGTCGGCCGGATGCTGGGCCGGCGCTGGCACCGCGAGACCGCGTACGGCGTGGCCGCCCGCGCCTACATCGGTTCCGGTCGGCACGATGATCCGTGGATCTCGTCGCACCTCGAACTGCGCGATCCGGACGGCGCCCTGCTCTCCGGCTACGGCTGGCTGTTCCCGCTCGGCGACGGGCGCGTCAACATCGGCGTCGGCACCCTCGCCACCGCCGCCCGCCCCGCGAAGGGGGCACTCCGGCCGCTGCTGGACCACTACGTGCGGTGCCGGCGCGACGACTGGGACCTGCACGGCGACCCCGCGGCGCCGGCGTCGGCACTGCTGCCCATGGGGGGCGCGGTCTCCGGCGTGGCGGGCCCCAACTGGGCGCTGGTAGGCGACGCCGCGGCCTGTGTGAACCCGCTCAACGGCGAGGGCATCGACTACGGACTCGAGGGCGGCCGGCTGTTGGTGGAGCTGTTGAGCGGCGACGGCCCGGGCAGCGGGCTGACGCGGTCCTGGCCGACACTGCTCTCCGCGCACTACGGCGACGCGTTCTCCGTCGCCCGCCGCCTCGCAGGGCTGCTCACGGTGCCCCGGGTGCTGCCCGCGGGCGGGCCCGTCGCGATGCGCTCGCGGCGCCTGATGGAGGTGGCGGTCCGGGTGATGGGCAACCTGGTGACCGACGAGGACGCCGATGTCGTCGCCCGGGCGTGGCGCGCCGCCGGACGCGCATCGCTGCGCACGGATCAGCGCGCGCCTTTCGCCGACTGA